The sequence below is a genomic window from Acropora palmata chromosome 5, jaAcrPala1.3, whole genome shotgun sequence.
TGCCCCTAGAACATTGCACCCTGGCTCGGGGAACTTTTGGCTGAGCTGGTAGTTAGTGGTCTATAGAACAAGGGAATTTTTCTAtaaaatctttgtttaaaaGAACTCTGTATTTtgtactttcattttttttggaagatgGTAAAATATGGACTCCGCTTTCTCCACGAAGTTGAAATAAATGTGCTCTTCAATCCacaaacattttcttgtttcctaTTTGCTAGATCTTGACAGCTAAATGTTGTTTGTTGTCCAAAGGTTAATCACTAACTTAGGAATGGCCTTCGGAGGCTCCAAATATATTGGACTCCTCGCGGGAGATATGAAAACTTAACTCATTTTAACACACTGCTGTTGGGCTGTTGAACATGTGATGGAGCAATTGCAGAATACCCGGCCTACATTGCTTACCCTAGGCAGCATTCTGTGAAGAACGAGTCATAATACAATATGTGACCCTGCAGGCGAAAACGGGGCTTATCCACATTTCACGCTATGGCTATTTTCCCGGCCCTGGCCgtaaaattgttaaaaaattatagGAATGTGACTGAAATTTCTCTTCCACGCTGTGAAAAATTAACAGCTAGCGtgaaaaatttcacgtcgtaaaaaagatcaaagtCACACTCAAAATATTTCACACCGTGAAATAAGGTGGTAatgtctgagaaaaaaaaattcacgcCATGAAACAAAGTGAACTTTCTACTTAAACATGACTCTGTTTCCTTAACATTATGCCCTCATTGTGTCACGCCGCCTGCAAAGGCTTCACGGCAGGCACTACTGAATGTCTTTTAGAATAGGCTATCTACCTGCGAATCTTCAACTTGCAGTTAGGGCAATTCTCTCTCGTTTGCTTTTCTGTTTTCTATTGTGGTTTcggggaaacaaaacaaaacgaaataaCTTACGATATGAATGAGCCATATGattttctgcaattttaactttaaatcgGATGGACGtcgatatgattttttttttcatttaatttcagCTCTTCCCTTTCCTTTTCAGAATCTCGAGCAAAGACTCCGCTCCCAGACTCCTCCTCCCCAGCGAAGTTTCGGCAATCCCTTGCATACTTTTCGGCAATACCTTGCAAGCactgttcttgaaaaatcgagattttttctgctaCGCCGAAATTTCCTTCCCTAATACGCAGGGACCTCTAGCATGCCTCCttgggttttggcccagacaTGGGGGCAATCATCTCCCTTATGTTAATTGGTCCTGTAAGTTAGACGAATATAACCTTCCGAGTTTGGCGAATCTGATGATTCTCTTATCAATCAAAGACCTTGTGTACAGTGCAATGGTGAATGTTGCCGATGGTGGTTGTTGATCTTTGACTTGTGATTACCTCTCTTTGGCGACTAAAACGGATGTGATTGTCAACGTTGGACAATGTTTAAATAGATCTATTTGAGAAATTAAGAATCCAAGGAAAGCCTTCgagatttattttgttttcaagcatTTACGTAGGCAAGAGTGCGTACGTGAAAAAGCATTCTATTTCGTCACCACTGCTACAGGGATCCCATGAGATTGCAACACGCATGCGCACATCAGTGCTTATCGCTTCGCGCCGCCAGAAGAggcaaaacatttttgccgAGTTAAATCTGCACGTTTTCTTTTATCCGTTGCTTAAACTTTTCTCAGAACATTAATCTGAAAGAAAGACACACTCATCCAAGGAATATGAATGTTGACGACGACAGAGTAACAGATTCTAGTCCAAACTGTGACCGAAATGGCGAGGAAAACGGCTCGACCGAAATGGCGGGCGTTTTGCTGAGTTTACAAAGCGCGCTTAAACAACTCGTCCAAGCTTCCAAAGCTCAAACCGAAGCTTTCAATAACCTGAGAGAAGACATTCTTCTCCAGCCTGATCAAATGAGGAGGATAAGGACGTCATAACAGATGGGACATCTAATTTACTGGACTTGACCACGGCCACAAATCAATTGCTCGACGCGAGCAATGGCCACAGTCCAAAGTCCCTGCCTAACAATTCCTGCCCTGACGAAGGGACAAACAACGACTTCCTAGAAAGCCTGACCCAGGCGTTCATGCCAAACATCAAAAAATCTCCCGACGTTGAGGAGAAGATTGCCGGTCTTCTAAACAATATTTTGACCGGAGAATTGTCACAAGATTCAGTGAAGGAACGAGGCGAGAAATATCCACCTCCTGCAAATTGCAAATACCTTACCGCAACCATGGTGAATGAAGAAATTTGGGACCTGTTGTCCAGAAAGAACAGGTCAGCGGATCTTGCTTTCCAACGTGTACAGGAACCACTCATTCACAGGTTATCCTCACTAACAATTTTAGCCGACCGGCTAGTCAAAGATATTCAAAGCGCGCAAACAGTGGACGCGCGGGAAACCCTAACACATGTGATGGACAGAATTGCCCTTTTTGGCCACGCCAACTGGAAGCTTAATATGAAACGGCGAGAGATCATCAAACCTGATCTTAACCCACCTTACACTAGATTGTGTAAGGAAGAAATCAAGCCGACAACCAAGTTGTTTGGCGATGATCTATCCAAACACCTTAAAGAAATGTCCGAAGTGAAACGAGCCGGGCAATAGATGCAAAAAGTGGCCAATGGCTCAGCCGACATCAACAAAGCTTCAAGTCTCAAAAAGCAACGGGCAAAACCTTACGAACGACCACAAAACAATCGTTTTAATGCTTTCAAGCGCCGTCCTTTTTTAGGACATGGCCTGGCATCAACTCAGACCAAGGCAAGCAACCAAAAGAACTCTCACAAGACACAATAAGAAAACAGGTCAGTGAAACAGTTTCCACCACAAGTATTAATTTAGACAACTTGTGCAAAAGGGTTGAACTTTTTAGAGCAGGAAAAGTGAGACATCATTTGCCCTTTTGGGAATCATTGACTAGTGACCCCTTTATCTTGGATGCCATAAAGCATCACCATATAGAGTTTGAGGCTGAGTACCCAACACAGATAGTTCAACGTAATAAAATCAATTTCTCAGCTGCTGAAATCATGACTATTGATGCAGAAATAGCTAAGCTCATTACTAAATAAGTTCTTCAGGTCACCAACCGTGTACCTGATggttttatttcaaatattttcattcgtCCTAAAAAGGATGGTGCTTTCAGGATGATACTCAATCTGAAACCGCTTAATAAGTTTGTCGATTAtcatcatttcaaaatggacacATTCCGTACTGCCCTCAAGCTTATCCGACCTGGATGCTTTATGGCATCTGTAGACCTCAAGGATGCCTATTATTCCATCTCCATAGCAGAGGAAGATACAAAACTCCTCATGTTTCAATGGAAAGGGAAATACTATTAGTTTACACGCTTACCTAATGGTCTGTCATCCGCCCCCAGGATTTTTACTAAAATCCTCAAGCCGGTCTATGCTCGGTTACGTTCTATTGGTCATACATGTATGGGACACATTGCTGACTCCTTACTTGTTGGTCAGAGTTATAATTCATGTCATAGAAATATAGCTGATACTGTTAGTTTGTTTACTAACCTTGGCTTCACTATCCACCCTGTGAAGTCAGTACTCCAGCCCCAGcaaaaaatagattttctgGGCTTTGTACTGGACAGTATCACTATGACAGTAACCCTCACAGCTGCCAAAGCCATGAAGGTCAGATCTGCTTGTCAAAACTTGCTGTTTCAAAAAACAACCACTATACGCAGTGTTGCTCAGGTCATAGGGTTCCTTGTCTGTAGTTTTCCTGCTGTGGAATACGCTGAAATGCACTATAGACATTTGGAGCTTGACAAAATTTCTGCACTCCGTGCTAACAAAGGAAACTTTGATTCCATTATGTCCTTGTCAGGTCAGTCTAAGGCAGAATTGACATGGTGGGTAAATAACATCTTAACTGCATCCAAACCCATCAGCCATGGCAACCCTGATCTCACTTTAACTACTGATGCCTCAAATGTGGGCTGGGGAGCTGTCTGTGGAGATACCTCCAAAGGGGGATTTTGGAGTCCTGAGGAACAAAGATACCACATaaattttcttgaattgaAAGCCGTCCTACTGGACCTGAAATCGCTTTGTGGTGTTTTCAGCGAGAAACACATTCTTGTTCAGTCAGATAACACCACTACTGTAGCATACCTAAATGCAATGGGGGGTATTAAATCAATACCATGCAATGAAATGGCAACCATGAAATGGGACTGGTGTCTAAAGCACAACATCTGGCTTAGTGCCACCCATATCCCCGGGTCTAAAAATATTCAAGCTGACAAGGAATCCAGGGTACTCAAAGAGTCTACTGAGTGGTCCTTGTCCCAGGAGAATTTCAATGCTATACAGGAACGTTGGGGCAAGTGTGACATTGACTTGTTTGCCTCTAGACTTAATTTTAAGGTCCCTCAATATGTCTCATGGAGACCTGACCCTGGGGCACAGTTTATTAATGCTCTCCTCATGAATTGGAAACCTCATTATTTTTATGCCTTTCCACCTTTTAGCCTCCTTGCTACCTGTCTCCAAGAGATAGAACAGGATCAGTCAACAGGAATTCTCATCGTTCCAATGTGGACAACACAACCTTGGTTTACGCTTCTCCTGAACCTTTTGACAGACAATCCTTTAGTACTTCCCCAGGAGGACAGTCTTCTGTTCCTTCCCCACAGCAATGCAGTTCATCCTTTCAGCAGACAGTTGCAATAATGGCTTGCAAAGTATCAGGGAGTCCTTCCAGGAGAGAGCTTTTTCAAGCAAGGCTACCAACATCATCCTGCAGTATTGGTCAACTGGTACCCAAAAACAATATGCCCCATATATTAAGAAATGGCATGACTTTTGCTCTAAATGGAAAGTTAATCCATACAACCCACCTTTAATCACAGTGCTGGATTTCCTAGTCAGCTTGCATGAACAAGGATTATCTTACACTACCATAAACACAGCAAGAAGTGCACTGTCAGCTATTATTCTTCCCACTGACAATGTCAACATAGGGAGCCACCCAATTGTCTCCCGCTTCATGAAAGGCATCTTCAAGAACAACCCACCTGCCCCACGCTATCGCACTACATGGGATGTTAGCCCAGTCCTTTCTTATTTGTCATCGCTGCCAAAGCCAAATCAATCTACTCTGAAATCATTGACTCTGAAATTAGTAATGGTTGTTGCGCTTGTTTCCGCCCAAAGAGGACAAAGCCTCCACATGCTAGACATCCAGTTCATGAAAGAAGGGGACACCTTTTTTGAGTTTCCTCTTCCAGAGCACATAAAACAAAGCCGCCCTGGATATAAAGTGCCATCAGTGCTTTTACAAGCCTACCCTGCAGACCAATCTCTGTGT
It includes:
- the LOC141882292 gene encoding uncharacterized protein LOC141882292, with amino-acid sequence MTVTLTAAKAMKVRSACQNLLFQKTTTIRSVAQVIGFLVCSFPAVEYAEMHYRHLELDKISALRANKGNFDSIMSLSGQSKAELTWWVNNILTASKPISHGNPDLTLTTDASNVGWGAVCGDTSKGGFWSPEEQRYHINFLELKAVLLDLKSLCGVFSEKHILVQSDNTTTVAYLNAMGGIKSIPCNEMATMKWDWCLKHNIWLSATHIPGSKNIQADKESRVLKESTEWSLSQENFNAIQERWGKCDIDLFASRLNFKVPQYVSWRPDPGAQFINALLMNWKPHYFYAFPPFSLLATCLQEIEQDQSTGILIVPMWTTQPWFTLLLNLLTDNPLVLPQEDSLLFLPHSNAVHPFSRQLQ